The DNA segment GACGCCGAGGCCGATGGCCTGGCCGACCTCTATCGCCGCGCCGCCGCCGAGCCCCATGCCGGGATGTCGTCCAGATCCTGACGCAGCAGGAGGTAGGTCCGAGCCGCCGACGCCCAGAAAAAGGCGAACGCCCAGGCCTCCCACGTCAGCTTCATCAACGCGACCCAGGGACTGGGCCCGGATTCCCAACGCATTCCCGTCGCGCCAGGGTTTGACAGTCCAATCCCGACGCCCCACTCGCCCAGGCTGAATGCGGATCGCAGGAAAAGCTCGAATGCCGCCAGCCCGACGGAGCCAAGGGCCCAGCCGACGGCCAGCGCCGTCGCCAGCGTCAGGGGCCGGTGGTTGACGTAACCGTAGCAGCGGCCGATCGCCTCCACGGCCGTCTCCGACTCCGCGGCCACCGCCGCATGGATCAGCGGCCAGGATGCGACCATCTCCAGCAACAACACGGCTGAGAAAAGACCCAGGACCAGCGCGGCCAGGGCCGTCGCCTTGCCGAGCACGGCCGACATCAGGCCCAACATCAGCACGATCAACAGAGGATGAAGCGGCGCGGCGATCACGCTCGGCGCGCGTCGGAAGGCGAACGCCAGGCTGGCGGCGACGCCCGGCCTTTCCCCCGTCGCGGCTTCGGCCAGCTCCATGTGGGCGAGAGCGCCGCCGACCACTCCCATGACCGCGAGCGTCCAGACCAGTTGCAGCAGAGTCGGCACGATGGACGCGGTTCGAGCAAAGAGATGCACCAGCGGCCCGACGAGCAGGTGGACCGGCTCGGCCATCATCATGGCCGCTCTGAGTGCAACGTCCGAGAGATCCGACGGCCCGCGGAGGGGAACGCCGATGTGGCCGCCCCAATCTCCCCAGATCGGAAGCGGCGCCGCGCCGGGAGCCAACCGATCGAGAGCCGAGGCTCCCAAACCCAGGGCGATGAGCCCAACGGCCGAAATCAGGATCTTGCGGAGATCCCAGGCCGACGGCACGGCGCGGGCCAGGCGGAGCCAGTCTCGGAGACCCACGCGATCAGGTCGGGACGGTTGAATCGGCTGCTCGGGCATCGGTCAAATTCACTCAGGGCTGCTGACAGGCCAGAACCACGGCCCGGTCGACGGGGTAGATCATCGTCGGGCCGATCGACGCCGGCAAGAGGACGGTCTGCCCCTTGCGGAACGGCCGATCGCCACGGGCCGACCGGACGCGGATCTCCCCTTCCAGGACCATGAGGATCGTGAATCGATCGTCGTCGCCGATCTCGCTGGGCGCTTCGAGCGTCCACCGCTCGAGTTCGAAGTAGTCGCAGATGGCCAGCGGCTCGCGGACGACGCCGTCTTCCATCACGTACGGCCTCGGCACAATCGGATCGACGGGCCCTCGGTCGAAGTCGATGCAACGCATCGCCTGCTCGACGTGCAATTGGCGCGGTCGCCCCGCCGCGTCGACGCGATTCCAGTCGAAGACCCGGAAGGTGGCGTTGGACATCTGCTGGATCTCCGCCAGCAAGACCCCAGCGCCGATGGCGTGGACGGTCCCGGCGTGAACCATGATGCAGTCGCCCGGCTTGGGCTCGATTCGATGCAAGAGCCGCTCGACGTCGCCGGTCTTGATCCCCTCCTCCAGCATCTCCCGCGTGACGCCCAGCTTGAGACCGGCGTAGATCGATGCGCCGGGGTCGACGGCGAGCACCACCCAGGCTTCAGTCTTGCCGTTGTCGCCGACCAACTCCTTCCCCAGGGCGTCGTCGGGATGGACCTGGACGGAGAGGTTTTCGCGGGCGTCGAGAAACTTCACGAGCAGCGGGAACTGCTTGATCGAGGGGGAGCCGGGGCCGAACAACTCGATGCGACGATGGAAGATCAACTCGCGAAGCGTCGTGCCGGACAGCGGGCCTTCGGAGACGATGCTGACGTCGTCGTCGTGGTCGGCCAGCTCCCAGCTTTCGGCGTAGTCGTTCCCCTCGCCGATCGGCTTGCCCAGCACGGTCCCTAGCTTTCGACCTCCCCAGACCAGTTGGCGCGAGATCGGCCAGAAAACGAGCGGCTCCAGGGGGATCGACTGCATGGCGAGCATCCTTCTTCGCGGAATCGACGTTCCTCATCAGCGGTCAGCCATTTGTAACGTCGCGACCGACGGCCGTCCACCGCCGCCGTCCCGGCCTGGCGTTTCCGACGGCTTGCTGTTAGACTTGTGGCCACAGGAACGCCCCCGCGCGCCCGGTCGTCCCCGTGAGACCGCCGCGCGGCGCCGCCCGCCAAGGGCTCCGGCCTCGGGACTGGCCGCAGCAGCCCGCGTCTCCTCCGCGTCGAGAAGTCGCCCCGCCCCTCATGCGGCGGGCCCACCCCCGTTGGTCCACGTCCAATGCCCAGCGATCGCGATCTCTTCGTCGAAGAGCAATCGATGGTGACGATGAGCTTCGGCGAGCACCTTGAGGAGCTGCGCGTGCGGCTCATCCTGGCGCTGGCCGGCCTCATGGTCGGCGTTCTGATCGTCTTCGTCCCGCCGCTCGATATCGGCAAGCGGGTCATGGAGAAGATGGAGTCGCCCGCCAAAAACGCTCTGACCGCCTTCTACGCCAGCGAGTACGAGAAGAAGGCCGAGGCCGCCCGGCAAGCCCAGGAGGTCTCGCCCGAGGTTCAGGCCCAGGTGCCGGCCGAGTCCTTCATCGCCGCCATCGCCAAGCTCGCCCCCGACCTGAAGCTGCCCGACGTCGAGGCGGTGAAGGGCCAACTCCTGGAATTCCCGATCCGCTACAAGCTGGCGGACGTCATCGGCCTGAGCGAGAAGTCGGTCTACCAGATCGACAACTCGCTGATCTCGCTGGGGCCGCTGGAGACGATCACGATCTACTTCCTGGTCTGCTTGGTCTCCGGCCTGGTGCTGGCGAGCCCCTGGGTCTTCTACCAGATCTGGGCGTTCATCGCGGCCGGGTTGTATCGCCACGAACGCCATTACGTGATGCGGTTCCTGCCCGTCTCGCTGGGACTGTTCGTCTCGGGCATTCTCCTCTGCTTCTTCTTCGTTCTGCCGCTGACCCTGGCGTTCTTGCTGGATTTCAACGTCTGGCTGGGCGTCGCGCCGACGTTGCGGCTGAGCGAGTGGATGAGCTTCGCCACGATCCTGCCGCTGGTCTTCGGCGTGGCCTTCCAAACGCCGCTCGTCATGCTATTCCTCCAGCGCATCGGGATCTTCACGGTCGACGACTTCCGAGCCAAGCGGAAGTTCGCGATCCTCATCATCACGATCGCCGCCGCCGTGCTCACCCCCGGTCAGGACCCGATCAGCATGACCCTCCTGGCCGTGCCGATGATCCTGCTCTACGAGCTGGGCATCATCCTGATCGCCCGCGGCGGCAAGGCCGGCCTGCCCGCCCAGGCTTGAGAATCCCCCTCCCGACGAACCGTCTCGATCCGGATCGGGTGCGTCGCCACGGAGAACGGTCTCCCCTCCTTGTGGGGGAGACCGTTCAGGCCGTCCTTTGGCCAGGGCGTGCCTGCTTCGTTGCATCGGCCATCCATCAATTCGGGTTGTGAGTAAACTCTACTCAGCGGGAGTCTTTACGTAGGCGTTGATTTGGCAGTCGAGAGCGATTGCATGAACGTTGCCGACCAGACACACGGCGACTTCGCGGCTGTCGCCGATCGCATGCCCACGCTTGCGTGGGCATGGCACCCAGCCTGGCGCTCGGGCCGGTGGAATTGCGAGCGCGCGTCGCGTATCTTGCCGAACGAAGCCAGGACGCCCACCACGCGAAACGTCTTATCCAATCAATGTTTACGCCTGATCTCCGAGATACCGTCTGACTACGATCGAACCCAAACGCGAAGCCAATGTCGGGAAGGACGTCTCTTTGTCGACAAGGCTCGGTTGCTCTGGGTGCAACGGTGTAAGAGAGAGTGGGAACCTCGAAAAGCACGCGAACGAAGCCACGCGGAACCACAAGCGCAATCCATTATAAATCAAAGACTTCCAGCGACATTCGACGGGAACTTCCAATGCGATCGAACCCAAATTCGAAGCCGTCGACGAGGCAATCGTCCCGCGTCGTCAGCCCCAGGCAGAAACCCGTTCGGCTTGCAGGGCCGGCGGTTGCGTCCTAGACTTGACGCGCCCGTGCGGGCGCTTCTCGGTTAGTCGGATTTCTCCTCTCGGAGCGCCTTTAACGGTGGTCGCGATGGAACAGGTCAGCGTGGGAATGGTCGGGTTGGGAACCGTCGGCGCGGGCGTCGCCCGGATCCTGACGCAGCACGCCGACCGCATCGCCCGCCGATCGGGACGCCGGATCGAGCTGAAATGGGCCGTCGTCCGCGACCTTAAGAAACGTCGGGACGCCGACTTTGAGGGCGTCCGGGTCGTCGACGACGTCCGCCGCGTGATCGACGATCCCGAAGTCCAGATCGTCGTGGAGTTGATCGGCGGCGTGGATGCGGCGCGTCGGATCGTGCTGGACGCCCTCGCGGCCGGCAAGCACGTCGTCACGGCCAACAAGGCGCTCCTGGCCGAGCACGGCCCCGAGGTCTTCGCCGCCGCCCGCGCGGCCGACCGCGCCGTGGCCTTCGAGGCGAGCGTCGGCGGCGGGATCCCGATCCTGGGGGCGATCAACGTCGGCCTGGCGGCCAACCAGATCCAGAGCCTGGCGGCGATCCTCAACGGCACCTGCAACTACATCCTGACCCAGATGACCCAGGAGGGGATCGCCTACGCCGACGCCCTCGCCGGCGCCCAATCGCTCGGCTACGCCGAGGCCGACCCCACTCTCGACGTCAACGGCACGGACACCGCCCACAAGCTGGCCGTCCTGGCTCAACTGGCCTTCGGCGCGAGCGTCAAGACGACCGACATCCCCCGCGAGGGGATCGACCGCCTGGAGATCGCCGACCTCAAGTACGCCCGCGAGTTGGGCTACACCATCAAGCTCCTGGCCCACGCCCGGCTTGCCGACGGCGCCCTGGAGCTTCGCGTGGCCCCCAGCCTGGTCCGCAACGACGCCCCCCTGGCTCAGGTCCACGGGCCTTACAACGCGATCCGGGTGGTCGGCGACGCCGTCGGCGACACGTTCTTCCACGGCCGGGGCGCTGGGATGATGCCCACGGCCTCCGCCGTCGTCGCCGACGTGATCGACGTGGCGACCGGTCGGGCGCTTTTGACCTCGCGGACGCTCGACTTCTGGTCGGCTACGGCCCCGGCGGTCCCCCTGCTCCCCGCCAGCCAGTCGCGGCGGCGGAACTACCTCCGGTTCCTGATCGCCGATCGTCCCGGCGTGATCGCGGCCATCGCCCAGGTGCTGGGGGACCGCGGCATCAGCATCGCCAGCGTGATCCAGCACGAGCCTTCCGACGGCGAGGGGGGCGAGCCCGGCCCGGTCCCGCTCGTCATCATGACTCACCTGGCCGTGGAGGAAGACCTCCGCGAAGCCATCCGAGCCATCGACCGCCTCGACGTCGTCCGCGCCCCGAGCGTCCGCCTCGGCGTCGAGGAGTGATCGCCAGCCCCCTGCCCCGATCCCAAGGACC comes from the Paludisphaera rhizosphaerae genome and includes:
- the tatC gene encoding twin-arginine translocase subunit TatC, with protein sequence MVTMSFGEHLEELRVRLILALAGLMVGVLIVFVPPLDIGKRVMEKMESPAKNALTAFYASEYEKKAEAARQAQEVSPEVQAQVPAESFIAAIAKLAPDLKLPDVEAVKGQLLEFPIRYKLADVIGLSEKSVYQIDNSLISLGPLETITIYFLVCLVSGLVLASPWVFYQIWAFIAAGLYRHERHYVMRFLPVSLGLFVSGILLCFFFVLPLTLAFLLDFNVWLGVAPTLRLSEWMSFATILPLVFGVAFQTPLVMLFLQRIGIFTVDDFRAKRKFAILIITIAAAVLTPGQDPISMTLLAVPMILLYELGIILIARGGKAGLPAQA
- a CDS encoding type I phosphomannose isomerase catalytic subunit, with translation MQSIPLEPLVFWPISRQLVWGGRKLGTVLGKPIGEGNDYAESWELADHDDDVSIVSEGPLSGTTLRELIFHRRIELFGPGSPSIKQFPLLVKFLDARENLSVQVHPDDALGKELVGDNGKTEAWVVLAVDPGASIYAGLKLGVTREMLEEGIKTGDVERLLHRIEPKPGDCIMVHAGTVHAIGAGVLLAEIQQMSNATFRVFDWNRVDAAGRPRQLHVEQAMRCIDFDRGPVDPIVPRPYVMEDGVVREPLAICDYFELERWTLEAPSEIGDDDRFTILMVLEGEIRVRSARGDRPFRKGQTVLLPASIGPTMIYPVDRAVVLACQQP
- a CDS encoding homoserine dehydrogenase codes for the protein MEQVSVGMVGLGTVGAGVARILTQHADRIARRSGRRIELKWAVVRDLKKRRDADFEGVRVVDDVRRVIDDPEVQIVVELIGGVDAARRIVLDALAAGKHVVTANKALLAEHGPEVFAAARAADRAVAFEASVGGGIPILGAINVGLAANQIQSLAAILNGTCNYILTQMTQEGIAYADALAGAQSLGYAEADPTLDVNGTDTAHKLAVLAQLAFGASVKTTDIPREGIDRLEIADLKYARELGYTIKLLAHARLADGALELRVAPSLVRNDAPLAQVHGPYNAIRVVGDAVGDTFFHGRGAGMMPTASAVVADVIDVATGRALLTSRTLDFWSATAPAVPLLPASQSRRRNYLRFLIADRPGVIAAIAQVLGDRGISIASVIQHEPSDGEGGEPGPVPLVIMTHLAVEEDLREAIRAIDRLDVVRAPSVRLGVEE